Genomic DNA from Sphingobium sp. V4:
CGACATAATATCCCGTCTTGGGATCTTTATAGACTGGTCCTGTTTCACGCAATTGGGCATATGCGTCAAAGGGGCAGCGCTGGACGGTAGGATCGGCAAACGTCACCGAACTCTGGGTTATTACTTCTTCAGGCACCGATACTCTCCACCGACAAATCTCGATCTGACTGGTTGGTTATTTTCGGTGCGGACGGTGACCGAGTCAACCCTGAAGGCAATCTTATTTTGGCTATGTGAAGGCGTAAAAAGCGCTGGAAATAGCTAGGGTCGAAACCCAATCAGCCTCTTGAAAATGCGCGCGTAGCTTGATTCAAAGGGTCTCCAAGGTGGATGGAGGCTCTGCTCGATGTCGCGCTCGTTGTTCTGGTTATCGGATGCTGCGTGGCAGGCGATCGAACCCCACCTGCCGAAGAACCAGCCTGGAGCGCGGCGGGTCGACGATCGCCGGGTGATCTCGGGCATCCTGCATGTGCTCAAGTCCGGCTGCCGCTGGTGCGACTGCCCGGCGGATTACGGGCCCTCCACGACGATCTACAACCGCTTCAATCGCTGGTCGCGGCGGGGGGTGTGGACGAAGATGCTCGATGCCTTGGCGGAAGCAGGCGCAGTCACGAAGAGCACCGCGATCGACAGCACCTACATCAAAGCCCAGCGCTCGGCGTTTGGCGGAAAAGGGGGCGCCAGACGCAGGCGATCGGCCGTTCTCGCGGCGGCTGGACAACCAAGGTCCATGCCCTGACCGATGTGCTGGGTCGCCCCTACGCGCTGATGCTGACCGCCGGTAATGTCAGCGACGTGAGGGCTGCACCGGCGCTGCTCGAACGTGCGGGCCACATGCGCTACCTGCTTGGCGACAAAGGCTACGATGCCAACAGCTTGCGCAAAACCCTGCGCGAGAACGGCACCAGCCCCGTCATACCCGGCAGGCGCAACCGAAAGCGGGCCATCCGCTATGATCAGCAGCGTTACCGAGGGCGCCACCTCATCGAGAACGTCTTCTGCCGCATCAAGGACTTCCGCCGCGTCGCCACCCGTTACGACAAGCTGGCTGCCAACTTCCTGTCAGGCGTGGCGCTCGTCACAGCCCTCGCGTTCTGGCTGTGATTGAGTCTCGGCCCTAGTGCTCGACATTCTCGCGAGGATGATAGGTTGCAGCGCGAAGCGTGTTCAACCGACTAGATGGTTGCCCTTTTTGGCCGGCTGACTTAAACGCTGCCTTAGTAAAGACAGAACCGGAACGAAAGCTATGCCTGAAGCCCTCATCATTGACGCCGTTCGTACGCCTCGCGGAATTGGAAAACCCGGTAAGGGGGCACTTTCGCACCTCCACCCTCAGGTGTTGGGTGCAACTGTCCTCAAGGAATTGGTCGCGCGCAACCCTGTCGATCCAGCAAAGATCGACGACGTCATCTTCGGGACTGCAATCCAGAAGTGGAAGCAGGGCAGTGACATCGCCCGAATGTCGGCACTTTTCGCCGGCTTGCCCGATACGGTGAGCGGAGTCACGCTTGACCGGTTCTGCGGAGCCGGGATTACGTCTACCGCGCTCGCCTCAGCGTCGATCATGTCGGGGATGGAAGATTGCCTGATCGCGGGTGGCGTGGAGATGATGTCCTACCACCTTGAAATCGGGGCGATCGAGGCGGAGAAGGGGATTCCGCGACTGGGTATGAGCGCGGGCAACGCGGCACTACAGGCCCTGCGGCCCCAGGCTCAGCAGGGCGTTTGCGCCGATGCGATCGCCGCGATCGAAGGCATTACGCGCGAGGATGCCGACGCCGTTGGTCTGGAAAGCCAAAAGCGCGCGGACATTGCCATCCGTGAAGGCCGTTTCGACAAGAGTTTGGTCACGGTTTACAATGAAGATGGCTCTGTTGCGCTGGCGCGCGATGAGTTTCCACGGCCGCAAACGACCGCCGAAGGGCTCGCCGCGCTCAAGCCGAGCTTCCAAGAATGGGCCGACCGCGTCGCAGGACCGGACGGACAGACTTATCGTCAGATCATCCAAAGTAAATATCCCGGGCTCGCGTTCGAGGCTATCCATCACGCCGGCAATTCGTCCGGTGTGGTCGATGGCGCCGCTGCTATCCTCCTTGCTTCGCCCGAGTTCGCGCAAAGCAATGGCCTCAAGCCCCGAGCCAAGATCGTTGCCTATGCGAATATCGGTGATTGTCCCACGCTCATGCTCAACGCACCCGTTCCCGCAGCAAGAAAAGTGCTCGCCAAGGCGGGGCTTACGGTCGATGATATTGACCTGTTCGAGATCAATGAGGCTTTCGCCGTCGTGGCCGAGAAGTTCGTTCGCGATCTCAAGCTGGATCGTGACAAGGTCAACGTGAACGGCGGCGCGTGCGCCCTGGGGCACCCTATTGGTGCGACTGGAGCGATCCTGATCGGCACCGTTCTCGATGAACTGGAACGTCGTGATCTGCGCCGCGGACTCGTCACGATGTGCGCTGCCGGTGGGATGGCTCCTGCGATCATCATCGA
This window encodes:
- a CDS encoding acetyl-CoA C-acetyltransferase, whose amino-acid sequence is MPEALIIDAVRTPRGIGKPGKGALSHLHPQVLGATVLKELVARNPVDPAKIDDVIFGTAIQKWKQGSDIARMSALFAGLPDTVSGVTLDRFCGAGITSTALASASIMSGMEDCLIAGGVEMMSYHLEIGAIEAEKGIPRLGMSAGNAALQALRPQAQQGVCADAIAAIEGITREDADAVGLESQKRADIAIREGRFDKSLVTVYNEDGSVALARDEFPRPQTTAEGLAALKPSFQEWADRVAGPDGQTYRQIIQSKYPGLAFEAIHHAGNSSGVVDGAAAILLASPEFAQSNGLKPRAKIVAYANIGDCPTLMLNAPVPAARKVLAKAGLTVDDIDLFEINEAFAVVAEKFVRDLKLDRDKVNVNGGACALGHPIGATGAILIGTVLDELERRDLRRGLVTMCAAGGMAPAIIIERV